The Geobacter sp. genome has a window encoding:
- a CDS encoding beta-ketoacyl synthase: MRTASLDIVVTGLAAVSAAGVGLEPLALAVQEGRSCLRPLPAVDDPSLLWGIADGFRANDFMPPLKARKFDRCSLMAVAAAGMALRDAGIDPKTHNAERIGIVLGCGFGGIANSAEFLAGYFSAGVEGLAPMLFPNTVANAAASNASIEQGFKGPNITIVQRFSSAETALEIACRFLQEGRADVMITGGVDELTPLMIEGFRAAGQLKRFASGFGEGCGLLVLERRDAAALRGASTKGSIDDVRSLGLLLPGEEEEGLGRLLPQEITPCPISLSGTADLCPPLVQRLPESGRIELHRITGRSLAMGGLALVALFLTLREGEQGLHLAASPEGPYVAIQVRGGSPV; this comes from the coding sequence ATGAGAACAGCTTCCCTCGATATTGTCGTCACCGGACTCGCTGCCGTCTCGGCGGCCGGGGTCGGGCTCGAACCGCTCGCCCTGGCGGTGCAGGAGGGGAGAAGCTGTCTCCGCCCGCTGCCGGCAGTCGACGATCCCTCCCTGCTCTGGGGCATTGCCGACGGTTTCCGGGCCAACGACTTCATGCCTCCCCTCAAGGCACGCAAGTTCGACCGCTGCAGCCTGATGGCCGTTGCCGCAGCAGGGATGGCGCTGCGCGACGCCGGTATCGACCCCAAAACCCACAATGCGGAGCGGATCGGCATCGTGCTCGGCTGCGGTTTCGGCGGGATCGCCAATTCGGCGGAATTCCTGGCCGGCTATTTCTCTGCTGGCGTCGAGGGGCTGGCACCGATGCTCTTCCCCAACACGGTGGCCAATGCCGCTGCCAGCAACGCCTCCATCGAGCAGGGGTTTAAAGGCCCCAACATCACCATTGTCCAGCGCTTCTCCTCTGCCGAGACAGCCCTGGAGATCGCCTGCCGTTTCCTCCAAGAGGGGCGGGCCGACGTGATGATCACCGGCGGCGTGGACGAGCTGACCCCCTTGATGATCGAGGGTTTCCGGGCCGCAGGGCAGCTAAAGCGTTTTGCCTCGGGCTTCGGCGAAGGGTGTGGCCTGCTGGTCCTGGAGCGGCGCGATGCAGCGGCCCTGCGGGGGGCAAGCACGAAGGGGAGCATCGACGACGTCAGGTCTCTGGGGCTGCTCCTGCCGGGCGAGGAGGAAGAGGGGCTTGGCCGGTTGCTCCCGCAGGAGATCACCCCTTGTCCGATCTCCCTCTCCGGGACCGCAGACCTCTGTCCCCCCCTTGTGCAGCGGCTGCCCGAGTCCGGGCGTATCGAGCTGCACCGCATCACCGGCCGTTCGCTGGCCATGGGGGGGCTTGCCCTGGTCGCCCTGTTCCTCACCCTCCGGGAGGGAGAGCAGGGGCTCCACCTGGCCGCATCGCCGGAAGGCCCCTATGTCGCCATCCAGGTTCGCGGAGGCTCTCCTGTTTAA
- a CDS encoding beta-ketoacyl-[acyl-carrier-protein] synthase family protein → MTGKRIAITGLGIFCGAGKDIPAFADALLGGKSGIAPLDLFDVSPFPAQIGAQVKDFDPLDHFARKTAARLSRADQFGVIAAGEALRSSGILGQAGPYDLGVVVGAGAAGMFQSEQWLKEHLAGRKGHPNLLRGILPDKTTTVIAETYRLGGYQGTITTACSSSATAIGWGADLVATGRLQGVVCGGADTLSLLTFAGFNSLKVVDPEPCAPFSLGRQGISLGEGAAFMVLEDAEAASRRGAQIHGYVLGYAAEGEAYHMTAPEPSGMAAARVMNSALRTAGVDPAEIGWVNAHGTGTPLNDVVESKAMKLVFGDRVGEVPLVSTKAVTGHCLGAAGAIEAVSTVIALGRGIIPRTLHFRGRDPECDLDYCHDGPRPGSSAIAMSNSFAFGGNITSVVFSR, encoded by the coding sequence ATGACCGGAAAACGGATCGCCATAACCGGGCTCGGCATCTTCTGTGGCGCCGGCAAGGATATCCCGGCCTTTGCCGATGCCCTGCTGGGCGGGAAGAGCGGCATTGCCCCGCTTGACCTGTTCGACGTCTCGCCGTTTCCCGCGCAGATCGGCGCCCAGGTGAAGGACTTCGACCCTCTCGACCATTTCGCCCGCAAAACCGCTGCCAGGCTCTCCCGTGCCGACCAGTTCGGCGTCATCGCCGCCGGAGAGGCGCTCCGGTCGAGCGGCATCCTCGGCCAGGCCGGCCCCTACGACCTGGGGGTGGTGGTGGGAGCCGGTGCCGCCGGCATGTTCCAGAGCGAGCAATGGCTGAAAGAGCATCTGGCGGGGAGAAAAGGGCATCCGAACCTGCTGCGGGGCATCCTGCCCGACAAAACCACCACGGTGATTGCCGAGACCTATCGCCTGGGCGGTTACCAGGGGACCATCACCACGGCCTGCTCGTCGTCGGCAACCGCCATCGGCTGGGGCGCCGACCTGGTGGCCACCGGCCGCCTGCAGGGGGTGGTCTGCGGGGGTGCCGACACCCTTTCGCTCCTCACCTTTGCCGGCTTCAATTCGCTCAAGGTGGTAGATCCCGAGCCCTGTGCCCCGTTCAGCCTGGGCCGCCAGGGGATATCGCTGGGCGAAGGGGCCGCATTCATGGTCCTTGAGGATGCCGAGGCGGCCAGCCGGCGCGGGGCGCAAATTCATGGTTATGTGCTCGGGTATGCCGCCGAGGGTGAGGCCTACCACATGACCGCTCCCGAACCCTCCGGCATGGCAGCGGCACGGGTGATGAACAGCGCCCTCCGGACCGCCGGGGTCGACCCGGCGGAGATCGGCTGGGTCAATGCCCACGGCACCGGCACCCCGCTGAACGACGTGGTGGAATCCAAGGCGATGAAGCTGGTCTTCGGCGACCGGGTGGGGGAGGTGCCGCTGGTCTCCACCAAGGCGGTCACTGGCCACTGCCTCGGGGCTGCCGGCGCCATCGAAGCGGTGTCAACCGTCATCGCCCTCGGCCGCGGGATCATCCCCCGGACCCTCCATTTCCGGGGGCGCGACCCGGAATGCGATCTCGACTACTGCCACGACGGCCCCCGCCCCGGGTCGTCGGCCATTGCCATGTCCAACTCCTTTGCCTTTGGCGGCAACATCACCTCGGTGGTCTTTTCCCGATGA
- a CDS encoding SDR family oxidoreductase — MEFAGKTVAVTGGTRGIGRAVSLGFARAGATVFAAYRQDESAAQELMTEAAGMAGSIVTLQADVSTQEGATRLIDSAAAAGGLHILVNNAGIIRDGFLAMMADDDWDAVIRGNLYPLFHCCKWGVRKMLANRSGAIVNISSISGISGTAGQANYAASKGGIISFTKALSREVGPMGIRVNAVVPGLIRTEMIAGMRQEMVDRIVAGASLGRLGTVEEVAGAVMFLASDRASYITGQCLVVDGGIL; from the coding sequence ATGGAATTCGCGGGTAAAACCGTTGCCGTTACCGGAGGAACCAGGGGGATCGGCCGTGCCGTTTCCCTCGGGTTCGCCCGTGCCGGGGCAACGGTCTTCGCTGCCTACCGCCAGGACGAATCCGCTGCGCAGGAGCTGATGACCGAGGCAGCCGGCATGGCAGGCAGCATCGTCACCCTGCAGGCCGACGTCAGCACCCAGGAGGGGGCGACCCGGCTGATCGACAGCGCGGCAGCGGCAGGCGGGCTGCATATTCTGGTCAACAATGCCGGCATCATCCGCGACGGTTTCCTTGCCATGATGGCCGACGACGACTGGGACGCGGTCATCCGCGGCAACCTCTACCCCCTGTTCCACTGCTGCAAGTGGGGGGTGCGCAAGATGCTGGCCAACCGCAGCGGCGCCATCGTCAACATCTCCTCCATCTCCGGGATCAGCGGCACGGCAGGACAGGCCAACTACGCCGCCAGCAAGGGGGGGATCATCAGCTTCACCAAGGCCCTTTCCCGCGAGGTGGGACCGATGGGTATCCGCGTCAATGCCGTGGTCCCGGGGCTCATCCGGACCGAGATGATTGCCGGCATGAGGCAGGAGATGGTCGACCGGATCGTGGCCGGCGCGTCGCTGGGCAGGCTCGGCACGGTGGAGGAAGTCGCCGGGGCCGTCATGTTCCTCGCCTCCGACCGCGCCTCCTACATCACCGGGCAATGCCTGGTCGTGGATGGCGGGATCCTCTGA
- a CDS encoding radical SAM protein produces MKVLLLSANREHAPYPVFPLGLAYLAGSLKEAGHELSVLDLCFTPDPVAATRHAVAAFAPDATVVSLRNIDNVTYPGSRSYLDGVRDVVGATSGHGVTIVGGSGFSLMPREILDFLDVDYGVVGEGEEVLPLLLAALAGDGDPSLLPGVVRRGAGDFLPPQPVLGIGTPDRSLFDVARYHRDGGMANLQTKRGCPFSCIYCTYPLLEGRGMRLRPVGEIVAEIRSLVDGGVSYLYFVDDIFNYPPEFAHELCLAMAGAKLPVSWSAFINPDFFTPRLLDAMLAAGCDALEFGTDSGSPAMLKNLSKSFDVDQVREASRLCRESEVDFAHYILFGGPGETAATVTESFILMDELAPTAVIAMTGIRIFPGTAIHGQALAEGIITPETNLLEPVFYLSPEVAPILCDLVRSEAVKRTNWVVPGLEITANEAMLEALRHFAVTGPLWKMLKRFNRRRTAPFNPCRPSPS; encoded by the coding sequence ATGAAGGTCCTGCTCCTGTCGGCAAACCGCGAGCACGCGCCCTATCCGGTCTTTCCCCTGGGGCTCGCCTACCTGGCCGGGTCGCTCAAGGAAGCCGGCCACGAGCTTTCCGTCCTCGATCTCTGCTTTACCCCCGACCCGGTGGCAGCCACCCGCCATGCGGTGGCGGCATTCGCCCCCGATGCCACGGTCGTCTCCCTCAGGAATATCGACAACGTGACCTATCCCGGCTCCCGCTCCTATCTGGACGGGGTCCGCGACGTGGTCGGCGCAACCAGCGGCCACGGCGTCACCATTGTCGGCGGGTCCGGCTTTTCCCTCATGCCGCGGGAGATTCTCGACTTTCTGGATGTGGACTACGGCGTGGTCGGCGAGGGTGAGGAGGTCCTTCCCCTGCTGCTGGCAGCCCTTGCAGGGGATGGCGACCCGTCACTCCTCCCCGGCGTGGTCCGGCGCGGTGCCGGCGATTTCCTGCCGCCGCAGCCGGTCCTTGGCATCGGCACCCCCGACCGGTCCCTGTTCGATGTGGCCCGCTACCACCGGGACGGCGGCATGGCCAATCTCCAGACCAAGCGGGGCTGCCCGTTCTCGTGCATCTACTGCACCTATCCCCTGCTGGAGGGGAGAGGGATGCGGCTTCGGCCGGTGGGGGAGATCGTGGCCGAGATCAGGAGCCTGGTCGATGGCGGGGTGAGCTACCTCTATTTCGTGGACGATATCTTCAACTACCCCCCGGAGTTTGCCCATGAACTTTGCCTGGCCATGGCCGGGGCAAAACTGCCGGTATCCTGGTCAGCCTTCATCAATCCCGACTTCTTCACGCCCAGGCTCCTGGATGCCATGCTGGCGGCCGGTTGTGATGCCCTGGAGTTCGGCACCGATTCCGGCTCCCCGGCCATGTTGAAGAACCTCTCGAAATCGTTCGATGTCGACCAGGTGCGGGAGGCGTCACGGCTCTGCCGGGAGAGCGAGGTCGATTTTGCCCACTACATCCTCTTCGGCGGGCCGGGAGAGACGGCAGCGACCGTGACGGAGAGCTTTATCCTGATGGACGAGCTTGCCCCCACCGCGGTCATCGCCATGACCGGCATCCGGATCTTTCCCGGCACCGCCATCCATGGCCAGGCCCTGGCCGAGGGGATCATCACCCCGGAGACCAACCTCCTGGAGCCGGTCTTCTACCTGTCTCCGGAGGTCGCCCCGATCCTGTGCGACCTGGTGAGAAGCGAGGCGGTGAAACGGACCAACTGGGTGGTTCCCGGCCTGGAGATCACGGCCAACGAGGCCATGCTCGAAGCGCTGCGCCACTTTGCCGTTACCGGACCGCTCTGGAAGATGCTGAAACGGTTCAACCGTCGGCGCACGGCGCCTTTTAACCCCTGCAGGCCCTCCCCCTCCTGA
- a CDS encoding acyl-CoA thioesterase codes for MRCHETEITVRFNEIDAYRVAWHGHYVAWMEVGRNELAARFGLDVESLAAAGYLGPVVSLELKYLQPARFGEVLTVRTTLRRGEAATLEFRCTIVGTDGKVRAKGSTLHVLTDLDGVLQYQLPPAIAQRMERMLAWQEGK; via the coding sequence ATGCGCTGTCACGAAACAGAGATAACGGTACGTTTCAACGAGATCGACGCCTACCGCGTGGCCTGGCACGGCCACTACGTTGCCTGGATGGAGGTCGGTCGCAACGAACTGGCCGCCCGCTTCGGCCTGGACGTGGAGAGCCTGGCCGCTGCCGGCTACCTCGGCCCGGTGGTGAGCCTGGAACTCAAATATCTGCAGCCGGCGCGGTTCGGCGAGGTCCTGACAGTGCGGACCACCCTGCGCAGGGGGGAGGCCGCCACCCTGGAATTCCGCTGCACCATCGTCGGCACGGACGGAAAGGTCCGGGCAAAGGGGAGCACGCTCCATGTCCTGACCGACCTGGACGGGGTACTGCAATACCAGCTCCCGCCGGCCATTGCCCAGCGGATGGAGCGGATGCTGGCGTGGCAGGAGGGGAAATGA
- a CDS encoding acyltransferase domain-containing protein — protein MICFMFPGQPLGFDTAPPADRDFLEVAALTLQRTGLDLATLAWQGAAESDQVRLQVYGVAMSLYRARMSRAAGINPAMVAEHSMGIYPAMAVAGAIDAGDALEMTLRIGACLAAMGKRAEYALGCITGLPAAPLMALAENNNVYPANFNTSRHFLISGTRREVEEAVAEALQCGAFTARSFPCDAPLHTPLMEEVAPELRRIVGDYRLAEPLLPLMNHIDQDFLAAADLPDFLVRELALPVYWERTYQALCAAGVTRFVEAGVGDSLKKYNRWISSELR, from the coding sequence TTGATCTGTTTTATGTTCCCCGGCCAGCCGCTGGGTTTCGATACTGCACCCCCAGCGGACCGGGATTTCCTGGAGGTGGCCGCCCTGACCCTGCAGCGGACCGGCCTCGATCTGGCAACCCTGGCCTGGCAGGGTGCCGCTGAGTCGGACCAGGTGCGGTTGCAGGTCTATGGCGTGGCCATGAGTCTTTACCGTGCCCGTATGAGCCGCGCCGCCGGCATCAATCCCGCCATGGTCGCCGAGCACAGCATGGGGATCTATCCGGCCATGGCCGTTGCGGGTGCCATCGATGCCGGCGACGCACTGGAGATGACCCTGCGGATCGGTGCTTGTCTTGCCGCTATGGGGAAGCGCGCAGAGTATGCCCTCGGCTGCATCACCGGCCTGCCCGCTGCGCCACTGATGGCCCTGGCCGAGAACAACAACGTCTATCCCGCCAATTTCAACACCTCGCGCCATTTCCTCATCTCCGGCACGCGCCGGGAGGTGGAGGAGGCGGTGGCCGAGGCGCTCCAGTGCGGCGCCTTCACGGCCCGCAGCTTTCCGTGCGATGCGCCGCTCCATACGCCGCTAATGGAGGAGGTTGCCCCCGAATTGCGGCGGATCGTCGGAGATTACCGGCTGGCCGAGCCGCTCCTGCCGCTCATGAACCACATCGACCAGGATTTTCTCGCGGCCGCCGACCTTCCCGATTTCCTCGTCCGGGAGCTGGCCCTGCCGGTTTACTGGGAACGGACCTACCAGGCCCTCTGCGCAGCCGGCGTGACCCGTTTCGTCGAGGCCGGGGTCGGGGATTCGCTGAAAAAATACAACCGCTGGATCTCCAGCGAACTGCGGTGA
- a CDS encoding radical SAM protein has product MKVLFVSPGWPRGRLWGELGFKFPSLSLASLAAVTPPEWEVALCDENIEPLATDTDADVVAITAMTPQAPRAYEIAARFREQGQRVVMGGFHASNLPDEALAHVDSVVVGEGEVVWPQLLADLAAGTLQRLYRSSALLDMTAIPQARRDIFGGKRYLFTNTLQTTRGCPFDCEFCSVTAFYGRRYRKRPVDRVLAELETLRKRNSFAFFVDDNLVADREYALSLFDGMKGMGFKWLSHAPIDFAHDTEFLRRAGEAGCVGMFVGFESLNQDALAAMGKVTNTARSYLRDAQAFRDNGIGILGSFVLGCDGDTPDVFPALLRFCEEARLEAAIFPILTPYPGTQVRRRLEAEGRIISNAWADYDMEHVTFRPAGMTVEELQQGYDWLNRSFYSFPSMYRRIFKAHRSVQVFAPMNFGFRSAIRRKRRDS; this is encoded by the coding sequence ATGAAGGTTCTGTTCGTCTCTCCCGGCTGGCCGCGGGGGAGGCTCTGGGGTGAACTCGGTTTCAAGTTCCCGTCCCTGTCGCTGGCATCCCTGGCAGCGGTCACCCCTCCCGAATGGGAGGTGGCGCTGTGCGACGAGAACATCGAGCCGCTCGCCACGGACACCGATGCCGACGTGGTTGCCATCACCGCCATGACCCCCCAGGCTCCACGGGCCTACGAGATTGCCGCCCGCTTCAGGGAGCAGGGGCAGCGCGTGGTCATGGGGGGCTTCCATGCCAGCAACCTCCCCGACGAGGCACTCGCCCACGTGGACAGCGTGGTGGTGGGGGAGGGGGAGGTCGTCTGGCCGCAGCTTCTGGCCGATCTTGCAGCCGGAACCCTGCAGCGGCTCTACCGTTCGTCCGCCCTCCTCGACATGACCGCCATCCCGCAGGCCCGTCGCGACATTTTCGGCGGCAAGCGCTATCTCTTCACCAATACCCTCCAGACCACCCGCGGCTGCCCCTTTGACTGCGAATTCTGTTCGGTCACCGCCTTCTACGGCAGGCGCTACCGGAAACGCCCGGTGGACCGGGTGCTGGCCGAGCTGGAGACGCTCAGGAAGCGGAATTCCTTCGCCTTTTTCGTCGACGACAACCTGGTGGCCGACCGGGAGTATGCCCTCTCCCTGTTCGACGGCATGAAGGGGATGGGGTTCAAGTGGCTCTCCCATGCCCCCATCGACTTTGCCCACGATACCGAGTTTCTGCGCCGGGCCGGCGAGGCAGGGTGCGTCGGCATGTTCGTCGGTTTCGAGTCGCTCAACCAGGATGCCCTGGCCGCCATGGGCAAGGTCACCAATACCGCCCGTTCCTATCTCCGGGATGCCCAGGCGTTTCGCGACAACGGGATCGGCATCCTCGGCTCCTTTGTCCTCGGCTGCGATGGCGATACCCCCGACGTCTTCCCCGCCCTGCTCCGCTTCTGCGAGGAGGCGCGCCTGGAGGCGGCCATCTTCCCGATCCTCACCCCCTATCCCGGCACCCAGGTCCGTCGCCGCCTGGAAGCGGAGGGGCGGATCATCTCCAACGCCTGGGCCGACTACGACATGGAGCATGTCACCTTCCGCCCCGCCGGCATGACGGTGGAGGAGCTGCAACAGGGGTATGACTGGCTGAACCGTTCCTTCTACTCCTTTCCCTCCATGTACCGGAGGATCTTCAAGGCGCACCGCTCGGTCCAGGTCTTCGCCCCGATGAACTTCGGCTTCCGCAGCGCCATTCGTCGCAAGAGGAGGGACTCTTGA
- a CDS encoding acyl carrier protein: MAEELIEQVKQLIIDALRIEGMAPAEIETDAPLFGDGLGLDSIDALQLVVAMEKQYGVVVPDAATGTKVFQSVRTMAAYIAEHRA, from the coding sequence ATGGCAGAAGAACTGATTGAACAGGTCAAGCAGCTGATCATCGACGCCCTCAGGATCGAAGGGATGGCCCCTGCCGAGATCGAGACCGACGCCCCCCTCTTCGGCGACGGCCTCGGCCTCGACTCCATCGACGCGCTGCAGCTGGTGGTGGCCATGGAGAAACAGTATGGCGTGGTGGTCCCCGACGCCGCCACCGGCACCAAGGTCTTCCAGTCGGTCCGCACCATGGCTGCCTATATCGCGGAACACCGCGCATGA
- a CDS encoding acyltransferase: MTYYSSLNIFLINLLTRLVPRWLFPPFALVTAAIIYLLAGAQRRGVRANLRVVTGRRGVEGLLLSTFYKYGRNWTDVMLMMRLKGEKLFSLIGRKSSSAPLDEALAAGTGAILISPHLGNWELGGLGLADLGYKVNVLTFREPDEKVNELREKVRSERGIGFIYVDRHDTSPLAIIEAVNALRRNEVVALLGERDGSSHTLEVEFFGRPARIPLGAAYLSLASGAPVIPVFVPLEGGRYATIMEEPIRFRGGHHDHAAVIRAGIEQLVAVFEKYIRKYPDQWYNFFPYWDDTSHTEKDSAWQKN, encoded by the coding sequence GTGACGTACTACAGCAGTCTCAATATCTTTCTGATCAACCTGCTGACCCGCCTGGTGCCGCGGTGGCTGTTCCCCCCCTTCGCCCTGGTGACGGCAGCGATCATCTATCTTCTGGCAGGGGCGCAGCGGCGCGGCGTCAGGGCCAACCTGCGCGTAGTGACCGGGCGGAGGGGGGTGGAGGGGCTGCTCTTAAGCACCTTCTACAAGTACGGCCGCAACTGGACCGATGTCATGCTGATGATGCGCCTCAAGGGGGAAAAGCTCTTTTCCCTCATCGGCCGGAAGAGCAGCAGCGCTCCCCTGGACGAGGCGCTGGCCGCCGGCACCGGCGCCATCCTCATCTCGCCCCACCTGGGGAACTGGGAGCTGGGAGGGCTCGGACTTGCGGACTTGGGCTACAAGGTCAATGTCCTCACCTTCCGGGAGCCGGACGAAAAGGTCAACGAACTGCGGGAAAAGGTCCGCTCCGAGCGGGGGATCGGCTTCATCTACGTGGATCGCCACGACACCTCCCCCCTGGCGATTATCGAAGCGGTCAACGCCCTGCGCCGCAACGAGGTGGTGGCGCTTTTGGGGGAGCGGGACGGGTCGTCCCATACCCTGGAGGTGGAGTTTTTCGGCCGTCCGGCGCGCATCCCCCTGGGGGCTGCCTATCTCTCCCTGGCCAGCGGCGCCCCGGTGATCCCGGTCTTCGTCCCCCTGGAAGGGGGGCGGTATGCCACCATCATGGAGGAGCCGATCCGGTTCCGGGGGGGCCACCATGACCATGCCGCCGTCATCCGCGCTGGCATCGAACAGCTGGTGGCAGTATTCGAAAAATACATCAGGAAATACCCTGACCAATGGTATAATTTTTTCCCGTACTGGGATGACACCTCGCACACAGAAAAGGACAGCGCATGGCAGAAGAACTGA